In Drosophila nasuta strain 15112-1781.00 chromosome 2R, ASM2355853v1, whole genome shotgun sequence, a single genomic region encodes these proteins:
- the LOC132785652 gene encoding uncharacterized protein LOC132785652 isoform X1, with the protein MEISIEVISDTRHESKLNGCCLNRQRLHNIIMGMVMFSYGGMDMAQGLGWNLYSGIETSEQFQYSWFIGVIIGVILASISVSHLPKIYFYFVAILLQLIDAIICVSAPYNYDAMVAARYIGGIGIGLITVAFIIHNSEVAPNNERGKWCAVEQSGLGLGIAVQVIMDSMWNPALPIGNNQVHGIIGISFAIIAIAILILSVESPIFYLRRNNDLKANTCQWELLHKRATIEDCKLAFAENSQYVLEGNRETLVHELIVAMVPFLKMLLCRCLVAFSFSLPLTETIIESTTVWQGTMYSWPIIVWRILRWIGTLLAILAMDKMGRKLLSMLGLICMGGLMLGMASIYSNLRNVIDPDHMATVCRISMAFQMFAGLFVSCTPAYLGEAFPLRIKAFLIALIVCIEQLIHIIVIVTFDKNDYSFYQYYLAVGIIMVICFVVLMVTLPETRNMTLRKAGHRFRRLHDVLAY; encoded by the exons ATGGAAATCTCCATAGAGGTGATTAGTGATACCAGACATGAGAGCAAATTAAATGGATGTTGTCTCAATAGACAGAGACTTCACAATATCATAATGG GTATGGTTATGTTTTCGTATGGAGGCATGGACATGGCTCAGGGTCTTGGCTGGAATTTATACTCAGGCATTGAGACTTCGGAGCAGTTTCAATACAGTTGGTTTATTGGTGTCATCATTGGAGTAATCCTGGCATCAATATCCGTTTCGCACCTTCCGAAGATCTATTTTTAT TTTGTTGCAATTTTACTACAACTGATCGACGCCATCATCTGTGTCAGTGCACCTTACAATTACGATGCCATGGTTGCTGCTCGATACATTGGCGGCATAGGGATTGGACTCATAACAGTAGCCTTCATCATACACAACTCAGAGGTGGCGCCAAACAACGAGCGTGGTAAATGGTGTGCTGTTGAACAGTCCGGTTTGGGATTGGGCATAGCAGTCCAAGTGATCATGGATTCGATGTGGAACCCAGCTCTGCCCATTGGTAACAATCAAGTTCATGGCATCATTGGAATTTCATTTGCTATTATAGCAATAGCCATATTAATCCTATCTGTGGAATCGCCCATCTTCTATCTACGTCGCAATAATGACCTGAAGGCTAACACTTGCCAATGGGAACTACTGCATAAGAGAGCCACAATTGAAGACTGCAAACTTGCATTTGCAGAGAACTCCCAATATGTTTTAGAGGGCAACAGAGAGACATTGGTCCATGAACTAATTGTCGCCATGGTTCCATTCCTCAAGATGCTCCTCTGTCGCTGTCTTGTCGCATTCAGTTTTTCACTGCCTCTAACGGAAACGATCATAGAGAGCACAACGGTTTGGCAGGGCACCATGTATAGCTGGCCGATTATTGTGTGGAGAATCCTACGTTGGATTGGAACCCTTCTCGCAATCTTGGCCATGGACAAGATGGGACGCAAGCTCCTCTCGATGCTTGGCCTAATATGCATGGGCGGCCTGATGCTCGGAATGGCAAGCATTTATTCCAATTTGAGGAATGTTATTGATCCGGATCATATGGCAACGGTGTGCAGAATTTCCATGGCATTCCAAATGTTTGCCGGCTTGTTTGTCTCCTGTACACCAGCCTACTTGGGCGAGGCATTCCCACTACGCATAAAAGCATTCCTAATTGCCCTGATTGTTTGCATAGAGCAATTGATCCATATCATTGTGATCGTGACATTCGATAAAAACGATTATAGCTTCTACCAGTACTACCTGGCAGTAGGCATTATCATGGTTATATGTTTCGTAGTTCTGATGGTAACTTTGCCAGAGACACGAAACATGACTCTGCGAAAGGCTGGACACCGTTTTCGCCGCTTGCATGATGTATTGGCCTACTAG
- the LOC132785652 gene encoding uncharacterized protein LOC132785652 isoform X2: MVMFSYGGMDMAQGLGWNLYSGIETSEQFQYSWFIGVIIGVILASISVSHLPKIYFYFVAILLQLIDAIICVSAPYNYDAMVAARYIGGIGIGLITVAFIIHNSEVAPNNERGKWCAVEQSGLGLGIAVQVIMDSMWNPALPIGNNQVHGIIGISFAIIAIAILILSVESPIFYLRRNNDLKANTCQWELLHKRATIEDCKLAFAENSQYVLEGNRETLVHELIVAMVPFLKMLLCRCLVAFSFSLPLTETIIESTTVWQGTMYSWPIIVWRILRWIGTLLAILAMDKMGRKLLSMLGLICMGGLMLGMASIYSNLRNVIDPDHMATVCRISMAFQMFAGLFVSCTPAYLGEAFPLRIKAFLIALIVCIEQLIHIIVIVTFDKNDYSFYQYYLAVGIIMVICFVVLMVTLPETRNMTLRKAGHRFRRLHDVLAY, encoded by the exons ATGGTTATGTTTTCGTATGGAGGCATGGACATGGCTCAGGGTCTTGGCTGGAATTTATACTCAGGCATTGAGACTTCGGAGCAGTTTCAATACAGTTGGTTTATTGGTGTCATCATTGGAGTAATCCTGGCATCAATATCCGTTTCGCACCTTCCGAAGATCTATTTTTAT TTTGTTGCAATTTTACTACAACTGATCGACGCCATCATCTGTGTCAGTGCACCTTACAATTACGATGCCATGGTTGCTGCTCGATACATTGGCGGCATAGGGATTGGACTCATAACAGTAGCCTTCATCATACACAACTCAGAGGTGGCGCCAAACAACGAGCGTGGTAAATGGTGTGCTGTTGAACAGTCCGGTTTGGGATTGGGCATAGCAGTCCAAGTGATCATGGATTCGATGTGGAACCCAGCTCTGCCCATTGGTAACAATCAAGTTCATGGCATCATTGGAATTTCATTTGCTATTATAGCAATAGCCATATTAATCCTATCTGTGGAATCGCCCATCTTCTATCTACGTCGCAATAATGACCTGAAGGCTAACACTTGCCAATGGGAACTACTGCATAAGAGAGCCACAATTGAAGACTGCAAACTTGCATTTGCAGAGAACTCCCAATATGTTTTAGAGGGCAACAGAGAGACATTGGTCCATGAACTAATTGTCGCCATGGTTCCATTCCTCAAGATGCTCCTCTGTCGCTGTCTTGTCGCATTCAGTTTTTCACTGCCTCTAACGGAAACGATCATAGAGAGCACAACGGTTTGGCAGGGCACCATGTATAGCTGGCCGATTATTGTGTGGAGAATCCTACGTTGGATTGGAACCCTTCTCGCAATCTTGGCCATGGACAAGATGGGACGCAAGCTCCTCTCGATGCTTGGCCTAATATGCATGGGCGGCCTGATGCTCGGAATGGCAAGCATTTATTCCAATTTGAGGAATGTTATTGATCCGGATCATATGGCAACGGTGTGCAGAATTTCCATGGCATTCCAAATGTTTGCCGGCTTGTTTGTCTCCTGTACACCAGCCTACTTGGGCGAGGCATTCCCACTACGCATAAAAGCATTCCTAATTGCCCTGATTGTTTGCATAGAGCAATTGATCCATATCATTGTGATCGTGACATTCGATAAAAACGATTATAGCTTCTACCAGTACTACCTGGCAGTAGGCATTATCATGGTTATATGTTTCGTAGTTCTGATGGTAACTTTGCCAGAGACACGAAACATGACTCTGCGAAAGGCTGGACACCGTTTTCGCCGCTTGCATGATGTATTGGCCTACTAG
- the LOC132785049 gene encoding uncharacterized protein LOC132785049, with translation MTTTYITTSQAPMQTTVITTGPGPQRPQPTYIEVIEDPRTSRSYNRWSNKHSAHTATVGILLFTYGGMDMAQGLGWNLSTGIATTYEFEFSWFIGVIIGTVVAALAITHTPKRYLYLLGGVMQLIDAIIFVSAPYDYNPIVAARYVGGVGFGFITMAFIIQNSEVTLSTSRGMWCGFEQYGLALGVMTQVLMDSQWGTGHSIGSNVAHGIIGIICAVIATGTVAMSVESPIFYLRRNNEDAARNSQTQLLGSNAPTEIYNAIFEEAKRYVAEGESSSIGADLTASAMPFLKMIFSRCLVAFTFSVPLSWSIRVSTYAWKLSIFSWPMILWSILRFIGTLVAILLVDKLGRKFISLLSLVCMAGLMLAMAGIYSDNSYLTSEYYMSEVSKVSLAFQIFAGMFVVPTPTYLAEAFPMRVKPFMIGLIICLEQVIHIIVIVTFGKTDDCFYQYFIGVGIILVVSLIIFAGLMPETRGLTLRQAGNRFRRVHDVMSY, from the exons ATGACAACGACATATATAACGACGAGTCAAGCGCCTATGCAGACGACAGTGATAACCACTGGCCCTGGGCCACAACGACCCCAGCCCACGTACATTGAGGTCATCGAAGATCCACGGACCTCACGCAGTTACAATCGTTGGTCGAATAAGCACAGTGCTCACACTGCGACAGTTG GAATATTACTGTTTACTTATGGCGGAATGGACATGGCACAAGGCCTCGGTTGGAACTTGAGCACTGGAATAGCTACCACATATGAGTTTGAGTTCAGTTGGTTTATCGGCGTCATCATTGGAActgttgtcgctgctttgGCCATCACACATACACCAAAAAGATACTTATAT CTGTTGGGTGGAGTGATGCAGCTGATCGATGCCATCATCTTTGTGAGTGCTCCATACGATTACAACCCAATAGTGGCAGCAAGATATGTTGGCGGAGTGGGCTTTGGTTTCATCACAATGGcctttattatacaaaattccGAGGTTACGCTTAGCACCTCTCGTGGCATGTGGTGTGGCTTCGAGCAGTATGGCTTGGCACTTGGCGTGATGACGCAGGTGCTCATGGATTCACAGTGGGGTACAGGACACAGTATTGGCAGCAATGTGGCACATGGCATCATTGGTATCATCTGTGCTGTTATTGCAACGGGAACTGTTGCCATGTCTGTGGAGTCACCCATTTTCTATCTGCGCAGGAACAACGAGGATGCAGCGCGAAATAGCCAAACCCAATTGTTAGGATCAAATGCACCCACAGAGATATACAATGCGATCTTTGAAGAAGCCAAACGCTACGTGGCGGAAGGAGAGAGCTCAAGTATTGGAGCAGACCTTACTGCATCTGCCATGCCCTTCCTCAAAATGATCTTCTCTCGCTGCCTTGTGGCTTTCACCTTCTCTGTTCCCCTCAGTTGGTCCATAAGGGTGAGCACGTATGCATGGAAACTATCTATCTTCAGTTGGCCCATGATCTTGTGGAGCATATTGCGATTCATTGGCACCCTTGTGGCGATCCTGTTAGTCGACAAGCTTGGACGCAAATTCATCTCGCTGTTGTCTCTAGTCTGCATGGCAGGTCTAATGCTAGCCATGGCGGGCATATACTCTGACAATTCCTATCTAACGAGCGAATACTACATGTCTGAAGTGTCCAAAGTGTCTTTGGCCTTCCAAATCTTCGCCGGCATGTTCGTCGTGCCCACACCCACCTACCTGGCCGAGGCATTCCCAATGAGAGTGAAACCCTTCATGATTGGTCTGATTATTTGCCTTGAGCAAGTGATTCACATCATTGTGATTGTCACATTCGGAAAGACTGATGACTGTTTCTACCAATACTTCATCGGTGTGGGCATTATACTGGTTGTAAGTCTGATCATCTTTGCCGGACTTATGCCGGAGACCCGAGGACTAACGCTTCGACAAGCTGGCAATCGTTTCCGTCGAGTTCACGACGTAATGTCTTACTAG
- the LOC132787122 gene encoding uncharacterized protein LOC132787122 isoform X2: MTSYPNTPNFSPNATQEKLPPNHNANMYPNQNPQTTYIQVINNPSRRSTRWGNRRNFNSACFLFVYGGMDMAQGLGWNTDAGTTGPIPFQYSWFIGVIIGAVLASLSLTHLPKWIFYCLGGLLQLIDAIIFVSAPTQYTAIVAARYLGGVGIGIITVSFIIHNSEAVSSKYRGVLAALEQYGLALGIAMQVIMTAEWSSYSDFQMNTAHGIFGIVFSLFGTAFIYFSVESPIFYLRKNNEVMARSCQWHHMPTTTSNNACHEALEEAKRFVAEASSLSFVEELAASAMPFVKMIFCRCLVAFTFSGPLSLAMSLNNIAVYDYDDWSTIVWGVLRLIGTIVTILLVDTVGRKFVSVLGLLCMGALMLAMAGLFYSIYSLDNLYQIGRISMAFQFFAGLYAACTTTYLGEAFPMRIKPFLIALIICLEQMIHVIVIVTFPSGNYALFTYFLVVGIILVISMIIFVVLMPETRGLTLRQAGHRFRRVHDVKAY, encoded by the exons ATGACAAGCTACCCAAATACACCGAATTTTTCTCCTAATGCGACACAAGAAAAATTACCACCAAATCACAATGCAAATATGTATCCGaatcaaaat CCACAAACCACCTATATCCAAGTGATAAATAATCCCAGCCGACGGTCAACTCGTTGGGGCAATcggagaaattttaattctg CCTGCTTCTTATTTGTCTATGGAGGAATGGACATGGCTCAAGGTCTAGGCTGGAACACAGACGCGGGTACCACGGGCCCAATTCCATTCCAGTACAGTTGGTTCATTGGAGTCATTATTGGAGCTGTGTTAGCATCTTTGTCCTTGACTCACTTACCCAAATGGATCTTCTAT TGTCTAGGTGGACTGTTGCAGTTGATCGATGCGATTATCTTTGTGAGTGCACCAACCCAATACACTGCAATCGTGGCTGCCCGATACCTGGGTGGAGTGGGCATTGGCATTATCACGGTGAGCTTCATCATCCACAACTCTGAGGCAGTGAGTAGTAAATACCGCGGCGTGTTAGCCGCCTTGGAACAGTACGGATTGGCGCTGGGAATTGCCATGCAGGTGATCATGACTGCAGAATGGAGTTCGTACTCCGATTTTCAAATGAACACCGCACATGGAATCTTTGGAATAGTATTTTCCCTTTTCGGCACCGCCTTTATCTACTTTTCAGTGGAGTCGCCAATCTTCTATCTTCGTAAGAACAATGAGGTAATGGCACGCTCATGCCAATGGCATCATATGCCCACCACGACTTCAAATAATGCTTGCCATGAGGCTCTGGAAGAAGCCAAGCGGTTCGTGGCGGAGGCATCAAGTCTGAGTTTTGTCGAAGAGCTCGCTGCTTCCGCAATGCCCTTCGTCAAGATGATCTTCTGCAGATGCCTTGTGGCGTTCACATTTTCCGGACCTCTCAGCTTGGCCATGTCATTGAACAACATTGCGGTTTATGACTATGACGACTGGTCGACAATTGTGTGGGGAGTTCTTCGCCTTATTGGCACCATCGTTACCATTTTACTGGTGGACACCGTTGGACGGAAGTTTGTATCGGTGCTGGGATTACTGTGTATGGGAGCTCTAATGCTAGCCATGGCTGGTCTCTTCTATAGCATCTATAGCTTGGACAACCTCTATCAGATCGGTCGCATATCAATGGCATTCCAGTTCTTTGCCGGATTGTATGCTGCTTGCACAACAACGTATCTGGGAGAGGCGTTTCCCATGCGTATTAAGCCCTTTCTCATTGCACTGATCATTTGTCTGGAACAAATGATCCATGTCATTGTAATTGTTACATTCCCGTCTGGTAATTACGCCCTATTCACCTACTTTTTGGTTGTGGGCATCATCCTAGTTATCAGCATGATTATTTTCGTTGTGCTAATGCCGGAAACTCGCGGCCTGACGCTTCGACAGGCTGGTCATCGTTTTCGCCGAGTACATGATGTAAAGGCATACTAA
- the LOC132787122 gene encoding uncharacterized protein LOC132787122 isoform X1 — protein sequence MTSYPNTPNFSPNATQEKLPPNHNANMYPNQNVNMYPNQNPNMYPNPNITVPPNQPQTTYIQVINNPSRRSTRWGNRRNFNSACFLFVYGGMDMAQGLGWNTDAGTTGPIPFQYSWFIGVIIGAVLASLSLTHLPKWIFYCLGGLLQLIDAIIFVSAPTQYTAIVAARYLGGVGIGIITVSFIIHNSEAVSSKYRGVLAALEQYGLALGIAMQVIMTAEWSSYSDFQMNTAHGIFGIVFSLFGTAFIYFSVESPIFYLRKNNEVMARSCQWHHMPTTTSNNACHEALEEAKRFVAEASSLSFVEELAASAMPFVKMIFCRCLVAFTFSGPLSLAMSLNNIAVYDYDDWSTIVWGVLRLIGTIVTILLVDTVGRKFVSVLGLLCMGALMLAMAGLFYSIYSLDNLYQIGRISMAFQFFAGLYAACTTTYLGEAFPMRIKPFLIALIICLEQMIHVIVIVTFPSGNYALFTYFLVVGIILVISMIIFVVLMPETRGLTLRQAGHRFRRVHDVKAY from the exons ATGACAAGCTACCCAAATACACCGAATTTTTCTCCTAATGCGACACAAGAAAAATTACCACCAAATCACAATGCAAATATGTATCCGaatcaaaatgtaaatatgtatcCGAATCAGAATCCAAATATGTATCCGAATCCGAATATTACTGTGCCTCCAAATCAGCCACAAACCACCTATATCCAAGTGATAAATAATCCCAGCCGACGGTCAACTCGTTGGGGCAATcggagaaattttaattctg CCTGCTTCTTATTTGTCTATGGAGGAATGGACATGGCTCAAGGTCTAGGCTGGAACACAGACGCGGGTACCACGGGCCCAATTCCATTCCAGTACAGTTGGTTCATTGGAGTCATTATTGGAGCTGTGTTAGCATCTTTGTCCTTGACTCACTTACCCAAATGGATCTTCTAT TGTCTAGGTGGACTGTTGCAGTTGATCGATGCGATTATCTTTGTGAGTGCACCAACCCAATACACTGCAATCGTGGCTGCCCGATACCTGGGTGGAGTGGGCATTGGCATTATCACGGTGAGCTTCATCATCCACAACTCTGAGGCAGTGAGTAGTAAATACCGCGGCGTGTTAGCCGCCTTGGAACAGTACGGATTGGCGCTGGGAATTGCCATGCAGGTGATCATGACTGCAGAATGGAGTTCGTACTCCGATTTTCAAATGAACACCGCACATGGAATCTTTGGAATAGTATTTTCCCTTTTCGGCACCGCCTTTATCTACTTTTCAGTGGAGTCGCCAATCTTCTATCTTCGTAAGAACAATGAGGTAATGGCACGCTCATGCCAATGGCATCATATGCCCACCACGACTTCAAATAATGCTTGCCATGAGGCTCTGGAAGAAGCCAAGCGGTTCGTGGCGGAGGCATCAAGTCTGAGTTTTGTCGAAGAGCTCGCTGCTTCCGCAATGCCCTTCGTCAAGATGATCTTCTGCAGATGCCTTGTGGCGTTCACATTTTCCGGACCTCTCAGCTTGGCCATGTCATTGAACAACATTGCGGTTTATGACTATGACGACTGGTCGACAATTGTGTGGGGAGTTCTTCGCCTTATTGGCACCATCGTTACCATTTTACTGGTGGACACCGTTGGACGGAAGTTTGTATCGGTGCTGGGATTACTGTGTATGGGAGCTCTAATGCTAGCCATGGCTGGTCTCTTCTATAGCATCTATAGCTTGGACAACCTCTATCAGATCGGTCGCATATCAATGGCATTCCAGTTCTTTGCCGGATTGTATGCTGCTTGCACAACAACGTATCTGGGAGAGGCGTTTCCCATGCGTATTAAGCCCTTTCTCATTGCACTGATCATTTGTCTGGAACAAATGATCCATGTCATTGTAATTGTTACATTCCCGTCTGGTAATTACGCCCTATTCACCTACTTTTTGGTTGTGGGCATCATCCTAGTTATCAGCATGATTATTTTCGTTGTGCTAATGCCGGAAACTCGCGGCCTGACGCTTCGACAGGCTGGTCATCGTTTTCGCCGAGTACATGATGTAAAGGCATACTAA